A section of the Candidatus Nitrosacidococcus sp. I8 genome encodes:
- a CDS encoding dioxygenase, with product MENPATIHDFFGFPQELFEVQYPAPGSPTLATGIKLLIKSTEVSLDYTWGLDHGAWSVIKHLYPDADIPIVEMSLDVNKTPQQHYELAQELIPLREKSVLIIGSGNIVHNLRKVDWRKLNEEFAYDWAMEANEKIKKLILDDNHQALIDFETQGAAFQLAIPSVEHYLPLLYILGLKEKNESISFFNDKPIAGALSMTSLKIE from the coding sequence ATGGAAAATCCAGCTACTATTCACGATTTTTTTGGATTTCCTCAAGAACTCTTTGAAGTACAGTACCCAGCACCAGGTAGCCCTACACTCGCAACAGGAATAAAATTGCTTATAAAATCTACTGAAGTAAGTTTAGATTATACTTGGGGTCTTGATCATGGAGCTTGGTCGGTAATTAAGCATCTTTATCCAGATGCAGATATACCTATTGTTGAAATGAGCCTAGATGTTAATAAAACACCTCAGCAGCATTATGAATTAGCTCAAGAATTAATACCTCTTCGGGAAAAAAGTGTACTAATCATTGGTAGTGGTAATATTGTTCATAACCTTAGGAAAGTAGACTGGCGAAAACTAAACGAAGAATTTGCTTATGATTGGGCGATGGAAGCTAATGAAAAAATAAAAAAGCTTATTTTAGATGATAATCATCAGGCACTTATTGATTTTGAAACCCAAGGAGCAGCCTTTCAGCTTGCTATTCCTTCTGTGGAGCACTATCTTCCACTACTATATATTCTTGGATTGAAAGAAAAGAACGAATCAATTAGTTTCTTTAATGATAAACCAATAGCTGGTGCCTTATCTATGACTAGCTTAAAAATTGAGTGA
- a CDS encoding DMT family transporter, whose protein sequence is MNLSLSNIRKIPNQVSSILALVVLTFIWGYGWVVVKQALIWCAPVEFAALRSIVGGLFLFLILFLKKNTLKPVHIKPMLWLSLLQTVGFMGSGALALVEGSVGKSAVLVYTMPLWAIIFAAHFLKEPIYKLQWLALGIAGIGLIGIIDPWETHFTLVSTLLALIAGLLWGVSVIISKEIKLNNTAELININAWQMFIGGLALETFSYFIGESIPIWSSAFLWALAYNSILSSALGWILWLYALQHLSASITSLSSLGVPVITIILAGMILNEIPTLPETVGVILILISLAILSIASSLRH, encoded by the coding sequence ATGAATTTATCTCTTAGTAATATTAGAAAAATACCAAACCAAGTTAGCTCAATCCTTGCATTAGTTGTTTTAACATTTATTTGGGGATATGGCTGGGTTGTCGTGAAACAAGCACTGATTTGGTGTGCTCCAGTAGAGTTTGCTGCGCTACGCTCTATCGTTGGTGGATTATTCTTATTTCTTATTCTTTTTCTAAAAAAAAACACGTTAAAGCCAGTACATATTAAACCTATGCTTTGGCTCTCTTTATTACAAACCGTAGGGTTTATGGGTAGTGGTGCCTTAGCCCTTGTAGAGGGTAGTGTAGGAAAAAGTGCAGTACTTGTGTATACCATGCCTCTATGGGCTATTATTTTTGCGGCACATTTTTTAAAAGAACCTATTTATAAATTACAGTGGCTAGCACTTGGTATTGCAGGGATAGGTTTAATTGGCATTATTGATCCTTGGGAAACTCACTTTACCTTGGTAAGTACCCTACTTGCTTTAATTGCTGGGTTATTGTGGGGAGTAAGTGTCATTATAAGTAAAGAAATAAAATTAAATAATACTGCAGAACTTATTAATATTAATGCTTGGCAGATGTTTATTGGTGGTCTAGCGTTAGAAACGTTCTCCTATTTCATAGGAGAATCTATTCCAATTTGGAGCAGTGCTTTTTTATGGGCATTAGCTTATAACAGTATTTTATCAAGTGCCTTAGGTTGGATTCTTTGGCTCTACGCCCTGCAGCACTTATCAGCTAGTATTACTAGCTTAAGCTCTCTTGGAGTTCCAGTGATCACTATTATCCTTGCAGGCATGATTCTTAATGAAATCCCCACACTGCCTGAAACAGTTGGTGTCATACTTATCTTAATAAGCCTTGCTATACTTAGTATAGCTTCCTCCTTAAGGCATTGA
- a CDS encoding exopolysaccharide biosynthesis protein, whose translation MQPLLIQKLRKVVEKLPSDHFTLIETQNLIGKEGLIYFVLLLSLIFIIPISIPGMGAVCGMVILSIGISLFFDHPLWLPKSIRNKLISTKALSTALEYSLVWLNYLVRISHPYRLSWLTTKRILYKIHNFALILGAVLLILPLGFIPLSNTLPGFALFCLAVGLLQCDGVFILLGYLINIITIIYFAMFIVIGKKMLYEAIQYF comes from the coding sequence GTGCAACCGCTGCTTATACAAAAACTTAGGAAAGTTGTAGAAAAATTACCCTCAGATCATTTCACCTTAATTGAAACCCAGAATTTAATAGGAAAAGAAGGGTTAATATACTTTGTTTTACTACTTTCTCTGATCTTTATCATCCCTATCTCTATCCCTGGAATGGGTGCAGTGTGTGGTATGGTAATTTTATCTATTGGGATAAGCCTTTTTTTTGACCATCCTCTATGGTTACCTAAATCTATTAGAAATAAACTTATTTCTACAAAAGCACTTTCTACTGCTTTAGAGTACAGTTTAGTATGGCTAAACTATTTAGTAAGAATTAGCCACCCTTATCGCTTAAGTTGGTTAACTACTAAAAGAATCTTATACAAAATACATAACTTTGCTCTAATTTTAGGAGCTGTTCTACTGATTTTGCCTCTTGGTTTTATTCCCCTCAGTAATACTTTACCGGGATTTGCACTATTTTGTTTAGCTGTAGGATTACTCCAATGTGATGGGGTTTTTATTCTCTTAGGTTATTTAATTAATATTATTACTATAATTTATTTTGCCATGTTTATAGTGATAGGAAAAAAAATGCTTTACGAGGCTATTCAATATTTTTGA
- a CDS encoding PH domain-containing protein: MNEETKVWSGSQSQIVNFGTYIICSLIPPIAVGVVFYLKLTSSVPAISAAAGIGAIAILYSFWCFLETKSQYYELTSQRLKSHNGVFSRKIEELELYRVRDTELYQSFFERIFGLGTITIISTDATTPTSLIEGIKGAEALREQIRHYVEECRTNKEVKMREME; the protein is encoded by the coding sequence ATGAATGAAGAAACTAAAGTTTGGTCTGGTAGTCAATCCCAAATTGTCAACTTCGGTACTTATATTATTTGTAGTTTAATTCCTCCCATTGCAGTAGGTGTAGTTTTTTATTTAAAGCTAACTTCTTCTGTGCCAGCAATTAGTGCGGCAGCAGGAATTGGTGCTATTGCAATTCTATATTCATTTTGGTGCTTTCTTGAAACTAAAAGCCAGTATTACGAACTAACTTCCCAACGGTTGAAATCTCATAACGGGGTTTTTTCTCGAAAAATTGAAGAATTAGAGCTCTATAGAGTGCGGGATACAGAGCTCTATCAGTCATTCTTTGAAAGAATTTTTGGATTAGGCACAATTACTATTATTTCTACAGATGCAACCACACCTACTTCTCTAATTGAGGGAATTAAAGGAGCTGAAGCACTAAGGGAGCAAATTAGACATTATGTAGAAGAATGCAGAACAAACAAAGAAGTTAAAATGAGAGAGATGGAATAG
- the uvrA gene encoding excinuclease ABC subunit UvrA codes for MAKNSITVRGARQNNLKSLDLELPLNELIVVTGVSGSGKSSLAFDTIYAEGQRRYVETFSPYARQFLDRMDKPQVDYIDGVPPAIAIDQVNPIRTSRSTVGTMTELNDHLKLLFAKAAQLYCQGCGKQVQKDTPEKVYDQLFTLHSSPDYKTRILITFKINIPNHSSTDEIKTQLLKQGYTQIHSQTEHILEVIQDRVLLGTIQRSRILESLEAGFKYGQGHIAIYPLNEKKQPLSPWYFSIYLHCPHCNLSYQEPSSNQFSFNSPLGACETCRGFGRTIGIDYGLVIPDQQKTLAEGAIKPWQTKNYAECQEDLIRFASQQNIPIDIPWEELTQDQQDWVLKGDGAWEDNQWYGVRGFFSWLESKSYKMHIRVLLAKYRTYHICPDCQGARLKSEAFLWRLGTRANADEVLDRSKRFKPHQVILSLSQWQVLPGLTIRDLLSLPIDRCQQFFQNLNLSHSMDESLKLLLTEIRSRLSYLMEVGVGYLSLDRQSRTLSGGEVQRINLTTALGTSLVNTLFVLDEPSIGLHARDTGRIIRILQRLRDSGNSLLVVEHDAQIMKASDRILDLGPGPGEHGGEKVFFGTPHQLMEAKISLTGDYLAGRKKIRFLSSDSKKRESKHYLEILGAQANNLKNIDVKIPLNRLVCITGISGSGKSTLIQEVLYQEWCIFQGKTGDSLRNCQSVTGYEFFQELILVDQSAIGKTTRSNPISYVGALEPLRKIFAQEPLAQERGYSPTTFSFNSGTGRCSACNGSGFEHVEMQFLSDVYIRCQECNGHRFRPEILEITLSSPTSEESKSIADILDLTITEAIGFFANSQEILKKIEPLQTVGLGYVKLGQPLPTLSGGESQRLKLAGYLAKAKNYKKNSRPILFLLDEPTTGLHFDDIATLIKVFRKLLAEEHSLIVIEHNLDVIQAADWLIDLGPEGGEKGGKILFTGRPTEIIHAQNNHTGKALKEYQQESIELAKVAESAITYLPSSDFKKQQSTSIHIHHAYECNLKGIDADIPRNKLTVITGVSGSGKSTLAFDILFAEGQRRYLESLNAYARQFVQPAPRPNVDAIYGIPPTVAIEQRTSRGGIKSTVATLTEIYHFLRLLFVKLGKQYCPDCQIPIESQNLLTIKDQIIKNYQNQTITLLAPLVTARKGYYTDLAKWAANKSFPHLQVDEVLIPTENWPRLDRFKEHTIRLPVGSIVISTKNDAQLTALLKQVLSLGHGMVKVCLTAQLEQLSSIENKYAIYSINRSCPTCHRSFNELDPRLFSYNSKHGYCIHCQGSGLEDLDPDEDQLKKEFYDAIAICSVCDGQRLNSEALSVRFRDKNIAEITKLSIAEAEVFFQTIKLNRREATIAQDILPEIRARLIFLSQVDLAYIALDRSAPTLSGGEAQRIRLAAQLGSSLQGVCYILDEPTIGLHPRDNEMLLNTLNQLKQKGNTIVMVEHDETAIRRADHIIDLGPNGGINGGQIMVAGDLNTLLAHKKSLTAHYLNHSVKNAIQKKQRSISHWIKIRGANLHNLKNIDIDFPLECLVGVTGVSGSGKSTLVRQILYKNLQKKLQNNGKNKDPDPPFYGCHHIQGWESINQVIEVDQTPIGKTPRSCLATYIGFWDDIRYLFSETPAAKIRGYSPSRFSFNVKEGCCQECNGQGIKKIEMSFLPDVIIPCEVCHGDRFVSETLTVRYKDKNIGEILKMNVDEATSFFAAHPKIYPPLALLQRIGLGYLELGQASPTLSGGEAQRIKLVAELARKNPKANQHILYVLDEPTIGLHMADVAKLVEVLHQLIDTGNTVVIIEHNLDVIAETDWIIDLGPEGGNAGGEVTAYGTPKDIISSASKSYTAQFLAKSL; via the coding sequence ATGGCTAAGAATTCTATTACGGTTAGAGGGGCAAGACAAAACAATCTTAAAAGCTTAGATTTAGAACTTCCCTTAAATGAGCTTATTGTAGTCACTGGGGTAAGCGGATCAGGAAAATCCTCTCTAGCTTTTGATACTATTTATGCAGAAGGTCAACGACGCTATGTAGAGACTTTCTCTCCCTACGCCCGCCAATTCCTTGATCGAATGGATAAGCCTCAAGTAGATTATATTGATGGAGTACCCCCTGCAATTGCCATTGATCAAGTCAATCCTATTCGTACTTCCCGGTCTACGGTAGGAACTATGACTGAGCTTAATGATCACCTTAAGCTCTTATTTGCTAAAGCTGCTCAGCTCTATTGCCAAGGGTGCGGAAAACAAGTACAAAAAGACACTCCAGAGAAAGTATATGATCAGCTGTTTACCTTACACTCTAGTCCAGATTATAAAACTAGAATTCTAATTACGTTTAAAATTAATATCCCAAACCACTCTTCTACGGATGAAATTAAAACCCAACTTCTAAAACAAGGCTATACTCAAATTCATAGCCAAACAGAACATATATTAGAAGTTATTCAAGATAGAGTATTACTTGGTACCATCCAACGTAGCCGTATTCTAGAATCTTTAGAAGCTGGATTTAAATATGGGCAAGGTCATATTGCTATCTATCCCCTAAATGAGAAAAAACAACCCTTATCTCCTTGGTATTTTTCCATATATCTTCATTGTCCTCATTGTAATCTTTCTTATCAAGAACCTTCTTCTAATCAATTCTCTTTTAATTCTCCTCTAGGTGCTTGTGAGACCTGCCGAGGATTTGGGCGAACCATAGGAATAGATTATGGTTTAGTAATTCCAGATCAACAAAAAACTCTTGCCGAAGGAGCTATTAAACCTTGGCAAACAAAAAATTATGCAGAATGCCAAGAAGATCTAATTCGATTTGCTAGCCAACAAAATATTCCTATAGATATTCCTTGGGAAGAATTGACTCAAGATCAACAAGATTGGGTACTAAAGGGAGATGGAGCATGGGAAGATAATCAATGGTATGGGGTTCGTGGCTTTTTTAGCTGGCTAGAGAGTAAAAGCTATAAAATGCATATTCGGGTACTGCTTGCAAAGTACCGTACCTACCATATATGTCCAGATTGCCAAGGTGCTCGCTTAAAATCTGAAGCGTTCTTATGGCGGCTTGGTACTCGAGCAAACGCAGATGAAGTGCTCGATAGATCCAAGAGATTTAAACCTCATCAAGTAATCCTTTCTCTCTCACAATGGCAAGTACTCCCAGGACTGACTATTCGTGATTTACTCTCTCTCCCTATTGATCGTTGCCAGCAGTTTTTCCAAAATCTTAACTTATCTCATTCTATGGATGAATCACTTAAACTGCTTCTTACTGAAATACGATCCCGCTTAAGTTATTTAATGGAAGTAGGGGTAGGCTATCTAAGTTTAGATCGACAATCTCGCACCCTAAGTGGTGGTGAAGTACAAAGGATTAATTTAACTACAGCACTAGGCACTTCTTTAGTAAATACTTTATTTGTTCTAGATGAGCCAAGTATTGGTCTGCATGCAAGAGATACAGGTCGTATCATTCGTATCCTTCAGAGACTAAGAGATTCGGGTAATTCTTTACTCGTAGTAGAGCATGATGCACAAATTATGAAAGCCTCTGATCGCATTTTGGATTTAGGACCAGGTCCTGGAGAGCATGGAGGGGAAAAAGTTTTTTTTGGTACACCTCATCAACTCATGGAAGCCAAAATATCCCTTACAGGTGATTACTTAGCGGGTAGAAAGAAAATTAGATTCCTATCCTCTGATTCTAAAAAACGAGAATCTAAGCATTACTTAGAAATTTTAGGTGCTCAAGCAAATAATCTTAAAAACATCGACGTTAAGATTCCTTTAAACCGCTTAGTGTGTATTACTGGCATAAGTGGTTCAGGCAAATCTACCTTAATTCAAGAAGTGCTTTATCAGGAATGGTGCATATTTCAAGGCAAGACAGGAGATTCCTTAAGGAATTGCCAATCAGTTACAGGTTATGAATTCTTCCAAGAATTAATATTAGTAGATCAATCTGCTATTGGTAAAACAACCCGATCTAATCCTATTAGCTATGTAGGTGCTTTAGAGCCTTTGCGAAAAATTTTTGCTCAAGAGCCTTTAGCACAAGAGCGAGGCTATAGTCCTACCACCTTTAGTTTTAATAGCGGTACAGGGCGTTGCTCTGCTTGTAATGGATCTGGATTTGAACATGTAGAAATGCAGTTCTTAAGCGATGTCTATATTCGCTGCCAAGAATGTAATGGCCATCGATTTCGTCCAGAAATACTTGAAATCACCTTATCTTCCCCTACAAGTGAAGAGAGTAAGTCTATTGCAGACATTCTTGATCTAACTATAACAGAGGCAATAGGTTTTTTTGCTAACAGCCAAGAAATTTTAAAAAAAATAGAGCCTTTACAAACTGTGGGCTTAGGTTATGTAAAGCTAGGCCAGCCCCTACCTACACTAAGTGGGGGTGAATCTCAGCGGCTAAAATTGGCTGGATATCTAGCTAAAGCCAAAAATTATAAAAAAAATTCTCGCCCTATTTTATTTTTATTAGATGAGCCTACTACAGGACTACACTTTGATGATATTGCTACCCTGATTAAAGTGTTCCGGAAACTCTTAGCAGAAGAGCATTCTCTTATAGTGATTGAGCACAATTTAGACGTAATCCAAGCAGCAGATTGGCTGATTGATTTAGGACCTGAAGGGGGAGAAAAAGGTGGCAAGATTCTTTTTACAGGCAGGCCTACTGAAATTATCCATGCTCAGAATAATCATACCGGCAAAGCACTAAAGGAATATCAGCAAGAGTCTATAGAATTGGCTAAAGTAGCCGAGTCAGCAATCACTTATTTACCTAGTTCTGATTTTAAAAAACAGCAATCTACTTCCATCCATATCCATCATGCTTATGAATGTAATTTGAAAGGTATTGATGCAGATATTCCTAGAAACAAACTTACTGTAATTACAGGTGTTTCTGGATCAGGAAAAAGCACCCTTGCTTTTGATATTTTGTTCGCTGAAGGTCAACGGCGTTATTTAGAATCCCTAAATGCTTATGCTCGCCAATTTGTGCAACCTGCTCCTCGTCCTAATGTGGATGCCATTTATGGTATTCCTCCTACCGTAGCCATTGAACAACGTACTAGTCGAGGCGGCATAAAAAGTACTGTGGCTACTTTAACTGAAATTTACCATTTTTTACGATTACTATTTGTAAAACTAGGAAAACAATATTGTCCTGATTGCCAAATTCCTATTGAATCTCAAAACTTATTAACAATTAAGGATCAAATTATTAAGAATTACCAAAATCAGACTATTACGCTGCTTGCCCCATTGGTAACTGCACGAAAAGGCTACTATACAGATCTGGCAAAATGGGCAGCGAATAAAAGCTTTCCCCACTTACAAGTAGATGAAGTGCTTATTCCTACAGAAAATTGGCCTCGCCTTGATCGATTTAAAGAGCATACGATTCGGTTACCTGTAGGTAGCATAGTAATCAGCACAAAAAATGATGCTCAATTAACTGCCCTATTAAAACAAGTACTATCTTTAGGGCATGGTATGGTTAAAGTATGCTTAACTGCACAGCTAGAGCAATTATCATCAATCGAAAATAAATATGCTATTTATTCTATAAACCGCTCTTGTCCTACTTGTCATCGTAGTTTTAATGAATTAGATCCTCGTCTTTTTTCATACAACTCTAAACACGGCTACTGTATTCATTGCCAAGGTAGCGGGCTAGAAGATTTAGATCCAGATGAGGATCAATTGAAAAAAGAATTCTATGATGCTATCGCTATTTGTTCTGTATGTGATGGACAACGTCTTAATTCAGAAGCCCTATCGGTACGCTTTCGAGATAAAAATATTGCGGAAATTACAAAGTTATCTATAGCTGAAGCCGAAGTTTTCTTTCAAACGATCAAATTAAACAGAAGAGAAGCTACCATTGCCCAGGATATACTGCCTGAAATCAGAGCTCGACTCATTTTTTTAAGCCAAGTAGATCTTGCCTATATAGCTCTAGATCGATCAGCACCCACATTAAGCGGAGGAGAAGCACAACGAATTCGCTTAGCTGCACAACTAGGATCGAGCTTACAAGGAGTGTGTTATATCTTAGATGAACCCACTATTGGACTCCATCCCCGGGATAATGAAATGTTGCTAAATACCTTAAATCAGCTTAAGCAAAAAGGTAATACCATAGTGATGGTAGAGCATGATGAGACTGCGATTCGTAGAGCAGATCACATTATTGATTTAGGACCTAATGGTGGAATTAATGGTGGGCAAATAATGGTAGCAGGTGATTTAAATACGCTTTTAGCTCATAAAAAATCTTTAACAGCACATTATTTAAATCATTCAGTAAAAAATGCTATTCAAAAAAAGCAACGATCTATATCCCATTGGATTAAGATCAGAGGGGCTAATCTCCATAATTTAAAAAATATAGATATAGATTTTCCTTTAGAGTGCTTAGTGGGTGTTACTGGAGTAAGTGGTAGTGGTAAGAGCACCTTAGTTCGGCAAATACTTTATAAAAATCTCCAGAAAAAATTACAAAATAACGGAAAAAATAAAGATCCTGATCCGCCCTTCTATGGTTGTCACCATATTCAGGGATGGGAAAGTATCAATCAAGTAATAGAAGTAGATCAAACCCCTATTGGTAAAACCCCTCGATCTTGCTTAGCAACTTATATTGGGTTTTGGGATGATATTCGTTATCTTTTTTCAGAAACTCCTGCGGCAAAAATACGAGGTTATAGCCCAAGTCGTTTTTCTTTTAATGTAAAAGAAGGTTGTTGCCAAGAATGTAATGGGCAAGGTATCAAAAAAATTGAAATGAGCTTTTTACCTGATGTGATTATTCCTTGCGAAGTGTGCCATGGAGATCGCTTTGTTTCAGAAACTTTAACGGTACGGTACAAGGATAAAAATATTGGTGAAATTTTAAAAATGAACGTGGATGAGGCCACCTCATTTTTTGCTGCTCATCCTAAAATTTATCCACCATTAGCTCTACTTCAGAGAATAGGACTAGGTTATTTAGAATTAGGACAAGCTAGCCCTACCCTAAGTGGTGGAGAAGCTCAGCGAATTAAGCTAGTTGCAGAATTAGCTAGGAAAAATCCCAAAGCAAATCAACATATCTTATATGTTTTAGATGAGCCTACTATTGGTTTGCATATGGCAGATGTGGCTAAGCTTGTTGAAGTGCTACATCAACTCATTGATACAGGAAATACTGTAGTTATTATTGAACATAATTTAGATGTTATTGCTGAGACGGACTGGATTATTGACCTAGGACCAGAGGGAGGAAATGCAGGTGGAGAGGTTACCGCCTATGGAACTCCTAAGGATATCATTTCTTCTGCCTCTAAAAGTTATACTGCTCAATTTCTGGCAAAATCTTTATAA
- a CDS encoding DUF302 domain-containing protein, protein MNYIKTLLREEGFHIFTIIDHSASAKKHGRELNPTQLIIFGNPKTGGTGLMEENQTIGIDLPAKILVWRDNEGITHITYNDMQWIANRHHFTDKNIDIINRLNKVISEICMKASKYISEK, encoded by the coding sequence ATGAACTATATTAAAACGCTTCTAAGAGAAGAAGGATTTCATATTTTTACAATTATTGATCATAGTGCAAGTGCGAAAAAGCATGGAAGAGAGCTTAATCCTACGCAGCTCATTATTTTTGGAAACCCTAAAACGGGTGGTACAGGGTTAATGGAAGAAAACCAAACGATTGGTATTGATTTACCTGCTAAAATTTTAGTTTGGAGGGACAATGAAGGGATTACCCATATTACTTATAACGACATGCAATGGATAGCCAATCGGCATCATTTTACGGATAAAAATATAGATATTATTAACAGACTAAATAAAGTCATCTCTGAAATTTGTATGAAAGCATCTAAGTATATCTCTGAAAAATAA
- a CDS encoding HinfI family type II restriction enzyme, producing the protein MNDFDSKTIVRDTVIQIIDNSITEKNIQKALSIHKEKVHFIPAHYLVFSGLLQSLNIKFGYFIEKLISQIIESDPKIELLLNSGERVKQQITKETDSLIDKYITERQQAESPDRCDDLFQALQTKIFRVETQNNSKQISSKTQDVDSLFKTPTRQIIYLEIKYNDDHDTGKFIDINRKFLKTYAGLINYLNIKNIQELKPILYYFNSTKRWGPVYVPSSNIYRGRRLFEEYFSILFDEIHESLLNLGQDKEIIRKFDDLYEKIKSNEQVSFFLKTYLLNFLAIPIDIRLIS; encoded by the coding sequence ATGAATGATTTTGATTCTAAGACTATTGTTCGAGATACGGTGATTCAGATCATTGATAATAGCATTACAGAAAAGAATATTCAGAAAGCCCTTTCAATTCATAAGGAAAAAGTACACTTTATACCTGCTCACTACCTAGTATTTAGTGGATTACTTCAATCGCTCAATATAAAGTTTGGATATTTTATTGAAAAGCTAATCAGTCAAATTATTGAGAGCGATCCTAAAATAGAGCTATTACTTAATTCAGGTGAGAGAGTAAAACAACAAATCACAAAAGAGACCGATAGTCTAATTGATAAATACATTACTGAAAGACAACAGGCTGAAAGCCCTGATCGCTGTGATGATCTTTTCCAAGCATTACAAACGAAGATTTTTAGAGTAGAAACTCAAAACAATAGCAAACAAATTTCCTCAAAAACACAAGATGTTGATTCTCTTTTTAAAACACCTACAAGACAAATCATCTATTTAGAAATTAAATATAATGATGATCACGATACAGGCAAATTTATTGATATTAATCGTAAGTTTTTAAAAACTTACGCAGGATTAATCAATTATCTAAATATTAAAAATATTCAAGAATTAAAACCCATTCTTTATTATTTTAACTCTACTAAAAGATGGGGACCTGTTTACGTTCCATCTTCTAATATATATAGAGGTAGGAGACTATTTGAGGAATATTTTAGTATTTTATTTGATGAAATCCATGAAAGCTTACTTAACTTAGGACAGGATAAAGAAATTATTCGTAAATTCGATGACCTTTATGAAAAAATTAAGTCTAATGAACAGGTAAGTTTTTTCTTAAAAACATACTTACTTAATTTCCTTGCTATACCAATAGATATAAGGCTAATAAGTTAG
- a CDS encoding site-specific DNA-methyltransferase, whose product MNNLLPINTIIQGNCIEVLKTFPEKSIDLIFADPPYNLQLQNELFRPNQTQVEGVTDYWDQFDSFAEYDTFTRNWLDECRRVLKDQGTLWVIGSYHNIFRVGTHLIDLGYWILNDVIWYKTNPMPNFRGTRFQNATETLIWAKKSEHQKKYTFNYQGMKNFNEDKQMPNVWQIPLCTGAERIKINGKKAHSTQKPEALLYRVILSSSNPNDIVVDPFFGSGTTGAVAKKLQRNYIGIELESHYIKIAQSRINSISEALLSESALTTPSKRTAPRISIGQLIEAQYLQIGQILFSKNRQIKAILKADSHLLWDKASGSIHQIAAAAQGQTAFNGWDYWYYEDANHELISIDTLREKYRKEQELL is encoded by the coding sequence ATGAATAATTTACTACCTATAAATACTATTATTCAGGGAAATTGTATTGAAGTACTCAAAACTTTTCCTGAAAAATCTATCGATCTTATTTTCGCTGACCCTCCCTATAATCTGCAGCTTCAAAATGAATTATTCCGACCTAATCAAACCCAAGTAGAGGGTGTAACAGATTATTGGGATCAATTCGATAGCTTTGCCGAGTACGACACTTTCACTAGAAACTGGCTAGATGAATGCCGACGAGTATTAAAAGATCAGGGTACTCTTTGGGTGATTGGCTCTTATCATAATATTTTTCGAGTAGGTACTCACCTTATAGATTTAGGTTATTGGATTTTAAATGATGTGATTTGGTATAAAACCAATCCTATGCCTAATTTTCGAGGTACTCGCTTTCAAAATGCAACAGAAACACTTATTTGGGCAAAAAAATCAGAGCACCAAAAAAAGTATACGTTTAATTATCAGGGAATGAAGAATTTTAATGAAGATAAACAAATGCCTAATGTATGGCAGATTCCCCTATGCACTGGAGCAGAACGGATTAAAATTAATGGAAAGAAAGCCCACTCTACTCAAAAGCCAGAAGCCCTACTTTACCGTGTAATTCTTTCATCTAGCAATCCTAACGATATTGTTGTAGATCCTTTTTTTGGCTCAGGTACGACAGGGGCAGTAGCTAAAAAGCTACAACGTAATTATATTGGCATCGAACTAGAATCTCACTATATCAAAATTGCTCAAAGTAGAATAAACAGTATTTCTGAAGCTTTACTCTCTGAGTCTGCACTGACTACCCCATCAAAGAGAACTGCCCCACGGATAAGTATTGGTCAACTCATAGAGGCTCAATATTTGCAGATTGGTCAAATCCTATTTTCTAAAAACCGCCAAATTAAAGCGATACTTAAGGCGGATTCTCATCTGTTATGGGATAAAGCCTCTGGATCTATTCATCAAATTGCTGCTGCCGCACAAGGACAAACTGCCTTTAACGGTTGGGATTATTGGTACTATGAAGACGCTAATCATGAGTTAATTAGCATTGATACCCTACGAGAAAAGTATCGAAAAGAACAAGAATTACTATGA